The DNA window GGCGGCGGGATTTCGGGCGCTGGTTGGCAGCAATGGCACGCTGGCCCGTCTCGGTGGCGATGAGTTTGCCGTGGTGGTCGAGGGGAGCGAGGCAGCCGAGCGGGCAGGTGCCCTCGGTGAAAGCTTTGTCGACTTCCTCGATGAGGCCTTCGATTTCGAGGGTAGGACGGTGAAGGTCGGGTGCTCGATTGGCGTCGCCGCCGATGCGGCCGGCGAGCTGACGCCCGGCGAATTGGTGCGCCGGGCCGATGTTGCCATGTATGTCGCCAAGGCCGGTGGCAAGAACCGCGTCGATCTCTACGATGCCAGTATGGACGCCGATCGCCAGGCGAAGGCGACGCTGGCCGCCGAATTGCGCGAGGCGGTGGTGAACGACGGCCTTCAGGTGCACTATCAGCCGGTCATTTCGGCAAAAACCGGAAGCATTTCCGGTGTTGAAGCGCTGGTCCGCTGGATCCGTCCATCCGGTCCGGTCAGCCCGGTGGTTTTCCTCGCCATTGCCGAGGAGGCGGGGATGAGCGACCTGATCGGCACGTATGTGCTGCGCCGCGTTGCCCGTGACGCCAAGGCGTTCGGCGGGCTCAAGATGGTGGTCAACGTATTTGCCACCCAGTTTCGCGATCCCGGTTTTCCCGATGCCCTCGGAGCCATTCTCAAGGCGGCGGGCATGCCGCCGGATCGGCTGGAAATCGACATTACCGAAAGCTTCCTGGCATCCGAACCCGAACGAGCGCGCCGCAGCGTCGAGGCGCTGCACGAGCTCGGTGTGTCAGTGGCGCTCGACGATTTCGGCACAGGTTTCTCGTCGGTCGCCTATCTGCGCCGGTTCGCCTTCGACAAGGTGAAGATCGACCGCTCGGTGGTAATCGACGTTATCCGAGACCCGGCGTCGCAGAGCCTCGTGCAAGCGGCGGTGGCGTTGGCCGAGACGCTGGGCGCCGAGGTGACCGCCGAGGGCATCGAGATGGCCGAGGAAGCTGAGGCGCTGAAGCGGGCCGGTTGCCACGAACTTCAGGGCTATTATTTCGGCGCGCCGACCGTGCGCTCGGAAATCCTGCGTCGCATTGACCGTGAGCGGCGGGCGATCGGGCAGTTGAGCGCCTAGAGCAACGCGCGTTCTGACGAACGCAAATCGTTGCTTTCGTTCTTTGCTGTCGCATCGCGCGGAAAACCGGTTGCCACTTTTCCGCACTATCCCCCTAGGGATCGAGTTCGACATCCCAGTAGAGAAAATCCAGCCAGCTTTTGTGAAGGTGGTTGGGTGGGAACAGCCGGCCGTTGTTGTGAAGATCATGGACGGTGGGCGCGAAGGGCGGGCCGGCGAGCGTCATCCCAACCTCCGACACCGTCTTGTCGGCCTTCTTGAGATTACAGGCAGAACAGGCCGCGACAACGTTCTCCCAGGTGGTCTGGCCACCCTTGGAACGCGGGATCAGGTGATCGAACGTAAGGTCCTCGTGGCCGCCGCAATACTGACACTCGAAACGATCGCGCAGGAAGACGTTGAATCGGGTGAAGGCCGGCTGGCGCGTCGGCTTGACGAAGGTCTTGAGCGAGACCACCGACGGTAGATGAAACTCGAAGCTCGGGCTGCGGACCAGCACGTCATATTCGGAGACGATGTTGACCCGGTCGAGAAAAACCGCCTTGATCGCATCCTGCCAGGACCACAGCGACAAGGGGAAATAACTCAACGGACGGTAGTCGGCATTCAACACCAGCGCCGGGTGTGCGTCCGGCGAGACGGCGATCGTCACCTCACGCTCTCCTTCACCGAGGCGGCGTACGAGCCGGCCCCACGCCCACATACTCTACGCTGATGATGTCGGTGATGTGAAGCTGAAAGCGGCGGTTTTCCGCCCGTTTCGCAAGCAGGCTTTAGGCTGGATTCGTGGCGGTGGGCGAGCAGCTAATATATTGCCTATGCTGGTTAATTGCCGGATTTTGCCGCACGATACAGCAAGCTTACGAACCAGGAGGCCGGCAGGAGATGCTTGACGACCGCCGCGCCCTTGGTGAGCCAAGTCACCCGGTAATAAGGCCTTGGGCTTGCTGATTCGCAGGCGTGAACGAGGCATTCCACCACCGCTTCCGGCGGTTTTCGGAAGAAGGATGCCTCCGGCGGTCGCTGCATGTCGGCCAAACGCTGGCGATAGCCCGCTGCGTTGGCGGAGCCCTCCACGTCAATGTTCTCGTGGAATCTCTTCATCGCGGTCGACGAAAAATTGGTGGCGATCGGCCCCGGCTGGATCGTCGCGACGTGGATGCCGGCGTCGATCAGCTCCAGGCGCCAACTGTCGGCCAGGCCTTCAATGGCGTGTTTGGAGGCGTTGTAGGCGCCTCGGTAGGGCATCGACAGGAAGCCGAGGATCGAAGAGCACATGACGATGCGCCCGGCGCCGGCGCCGCGCATAGCGGGGATCAGGCGGCGTGTGAGGTCGTGCCAGCCGAGCACGTTGACCTCGAACACATGCCGCAGCACCTCGGTGGAGAGATCCTCAAGCGCGCCGGGCTGGCCGTAGGCACCGTTATTGTAGAGTGCGCCGAGCCGCCCGCCGGTCGCTTCGAGCACTGCTTCGGCGGTCGCGGCGATCGAGATTGGGTCGGCATAGTCCATCAGGAGCGGCGTTACGCCCGGAATACTTGAGAGGCGCTCCCGATCTTCTTCACGGCGCACCGTTGCGAATACCCGCCAGCCGCGTCCGGCCATGATGGTGGCAGCTGTAAGACCGATTCCGGAGGAGGCGCCGGTGATCAGGATGCTGCGGTCGACGGCGGGAAAGCGCATGGCAGTCCTTTGGCTTGGGAAGAGGTGCCGATCGGCGCGACAATCAGTCTTTCTCCGGACGGCTCGGCCGACTATATACTGTGTCTGACGCTTGGAGAGAACCTTGCTCAACGATTCCGACCACGATCATCAAGCCTGTCGCAGCCGCGCCGTTGCCCGCGCCGAGGAGCGCTGCCGCGACGAGGGGCTGCGCCTCACAGAACAGCGGCGGCAGGTGCTTGAAGCGATGCTGGAGAGCCATGCGCCGGTGTCGGCCTACGAGATCATGGATCGTATCGGCGGAAAGACACGCCGGCCGAGCCCGATCTCGGTTTACCGCGCCCTCGATTTCCTGGTCGCCCACCGCTTCGCCCATCGCATCGAGAGCCGAAACGCCTTCCTCGCCTGCATTGATGAACACGGCCACGCCGCATCCGGTCCGGAGGCCCCGTTGGTGTTCCTTCTTTGCGAGGGTTGCGGCTCGGCGACTGAGGCCGAACCCACCGAACTTGGCGGCCTGCTGGCCGGCATCGCGGCGGCCGAGGGCTTTTCGCCATCGGCTTCGGTTCTCGAAGTGCGCGGCCTGTGTGCCGCCTGCCGGACGGGCGCTCATCACCACGACCATTCGCACAGCCATAGTTGAGGATTTCCGACGCATGTCCACCTCTTTCGGTCCGGCGCCGCGTCGCCGCTCGGTTCCCGTCGTTGTCGGCAATGTGACGATCGGTGGCGATGCGCCGGTGGTTGTCCAGTCGATGACCAACACGGACACCGCCGATGTCGACGCCACTGTGGCGCAGGTGATGGCGCTGGCGCGCGCCGGCTCGGAGCTTGTGCGCATCACCGTCGATCGCGACGAAAGCGCCGCGGCTGTCCCGCGCATTCGCGAGCGTCTTGATCGGGTTGGCGTCGACGTGCCGCTGATCGGCGATTTTCACTTCATCGGCCATCGACTGCTCGCCGATTTCCCCGACTGCGCGGCGGCGCTCGCCAAATATCGCATCAATCCCGGCAATGTCGGCGTCCGCGCCAAGCGCGACCGGCACTTCACGGACATCGTCGAGATCGCCGCCCGCCACGGCAAGGCGGTGCGGATCGGCGTCAACTGGGGTTCGCTCGACCAGGAGCTGGCAACGCGCTTGATGGACGAGAACAAGGCCAAGGGTTCGCCGATGACGGCGCAGCAGGTGATGCGCGAAGCGATGGTACAGTCGGCGTTGCTGTCGGCCGCCCGTGCCGAGGAGATCGGTCTTGCCCGCGACCGCATCGTGTTGTCGGCCAAGGTCAGCCAGGTTCAGGATCTCATCGCCGTCTATGGCGAGCTCGCGGCGCGCGGCGATTACGCCCTCCATCTTGGCCTCACCGAGGCCGGCATGGGGACCAAGGGCGTCGTCGCCTCCTCGGCGTCGATGGGCTACCTATTGCAATACGGCATCGGCGATACCATCCGCGTGTCCTTGACGCCGGAGCCGGGCGGTGACCGCACGCGCGAGGTCATCGTGGCGCAGGAACTTCTGCAGGTCATGGGCTTCCGCAGCTTCGTGCCGATCGTCGCGGCCTGTCCCGGCTGCGGCCGCACCACCTCGACGGTGTTCCAGGAACTCGCCAAGACCATTCAGGATCAGATCCGCGATGCCATGCCCGAATGGCGGCAGCGCTATCCCGGCGTCGAGGCGCTGCAAGTGGCGGTGATGGGCTGCATCGTCAATGGGCCCGGCGAATCCAAGCATGCCAATATCGGCATATCCTTGCCCGGCACCGGCGAGAATCCGGCCGCGCCGGTGTTCATCGATGGGGAGAAGGCTGCGACGCTGCGTGGCCCGACCATCGCCCGCGATTTCCAGACGCTGGTGCTCGACTATATCGAACAGCGGTTCGGCGATGCCGCCAACCGCAAGCCGGCAGCGGAATAGCCTAGTGGAGCGAATTTGACATTTGAGTTCCGCCTGACATAAAGCTCGCGGTCAAATGTCAAATTCAAAAGCTCCACTAGAAACAATAACTTGCTAGTGGTTCTTATGACTCCGACATTTGCTCCGAGGCCGATATCAGGCGGATGCAAATGTCGGAGTCGAACCACTAGAAGATCAGCGGCGCCTGTCTGCGACGAAGCGGGCGGTGGCGGCGAGCGTTTCGGAACGCGCGCCCCAGGGAGCGAGCAGGTCCGTGGCTTCAGTGACGAGCCGGTCGAGTTCGGCACGCACGGCATCAACACCGAGACGCGCCACCAGCGTGCCCTTGCCGTGAGCGGCGTCCTTGGCCACCGCCTTGCCCATCTCGCTTTCGGTGGCCGTGACGTCGAGCAGGTCGTCGGCGAGCTGGAAGGCGAGACCGATGATGTCGCCGAAACGCCCGAAACGGCGAACTTCCTGTTCATTGCCGTCGCCGAGCCGAGCGCCCATGACCGTGGCGGCGCGGATCAACGCACCGGTCTTCATTGCCTGCAGTTGGCGGATGCTGGCTTCGTCCGGCGCTTCGCCGTCGCCAAAGCGTCCTTCCGCTGCCAGGTCGAGCATCTGGCCGCCAACCATGCCACCCAGGCCGCCAGCGCGGGCGAGATCGAGCACCAGTGCTGCTCGTAACGTCGGGTCGGTGTAGCAAGTGGGATCGGCGAGGAGGTCGAAGGCAAGTGTCAGGAGGGCATCGCCGGCGAGAATGGCCGTCGCTTCGTCATAGGCCACGTGCACGGTTGGGCGGCCACGCCGGAGCGTGTCGTCGTCCATGGCTGGAAGGTCGTCGTGGACCAGCGAATAGCAATGAAGACATTCGATGGCCGCTGCCGCCGGCATCAGCGTTTCGACCGTCAAACCAGGATTGAGAAGGCGGGCGACCTCAGTCAGCAGGAATGGCCGTAGGCGCTTGCCGCCGGCAAGAACGGCGTGGCGCATGGCGGCAAGAAGCCGAGCCGGCCGAACGATTTCGCCGGGGCGAGGGTTCGCATCGAGACGCGCCGTGAGGCCGGCTTCCAGCAGGTCGGCAAAATCGGCAAGGGCTGTGTCGAAGGCGGTGGTCATCGGCACTCCGGTCGGAAATGGACGGCCGTTGTGGTAGCTCCGGGCCGGCATGCGGGTCAAGGCGGGGCTCATACCGGTAGCACGGTTGTGTTCTTCACCTCTTCCATCACCGGGTAGGTATGGGTCTCGCGTACGCCCGGCAGCGTCATCAGCACCTCGGACAGGAATTCACGATAGGCTTCCATGTCCCGGACGCGTGCCTTGACGAGATAATCGAAGCCGCCGGCGATCAGGTGGCATTCGAGCACTTCCGGTGCCTTCTTCACCGCCGCGGCGAAGGTGGTGAACACCTCGGGGTTCATGCGATCGAGCTTGATCTCGACGAACACCAGAAGGCCGCGCTGGAGATGCAGGGGATCGAGGCGCGCCGTATAACCGAGGATGAATCCATCGCGCGACAGTCGTTTGACTCGCTCGGCGGTAGCCGTCGCAGACATGCCGATCTTCTCGGCGAGTTCCAGATTGGTGACGCGGCCATCTTCTTGAAGTGCGGCGAGGATCCGGCGATCGATGCGATCGAGGCCGGGAATATCTTTGCTGTGGTGAGAACGATCACCGCCCGCCGCTGACGCCATCGCAAATCCCCAAGACAGATCAATCTGGAAAATTCACGGAAACAAACGGTTCATTCCGCGAATAGCGCCGATTCTATACCTCAATAAGGAGAGTGTCACCGAAAGCCTGCTGGTATCCTGCGGATTATAACAAAAGCCGCCCTCAGAAGGTGGCAACCTTCCGGAGATCAGATGTCCGCAGCTTCTTCAGAGCCCCTCCGGGCTCCGTGTTTTTCGCCGCCCTATGCGGAAGACGAGACTGTCGTGGTCCGCCGCCTCCTGGCGGCCCGGGTCGAGGATCCAGACGCGCGCGGGCGCGTCGATGCGTATGCCAGCCGTCTCATCAAGGCGATCCGTAACGGCAAGTCGGCCATCGGCGGCGTTGAGGATTTCCTGAAAGCCTATTCGCTGACGACGCGCGAGGGCCTGGCCATCATGGTGATGGCCGAGGCGCTGCTCCGCGTGCCCGATGGAGCGACTGCCGACAAGCTGATCGAGGACAAGCTCGCTTCGGCCGCCTTCGGCTTCCACGGCAAGGGCGAGGACCCCTGGCTGGTGGCGGCCTCCGGCTGGGCGCTCGGCGTGACGACGCGCGTGCTCCAGCCGGGCGAAACTCCTGAGAATGTCCTGACCGGCCTCGTCAAGCGTCTGGGCATGCCGCCGGTGCGCGCCGCCACGCGGCAGGCGATGAAGATCATGGGCCACCAGTTCGTACTGGGCACTTCGATCGAAGCCGCCTTGTCCCGTGCTCGCGGTCTGGCCGGCAAGGGCTATCGCCACTCCTACGATATGCTTGGCGAGGGCGCCCGCACAGCCGCCGATGCGGAACGGTACTTTGCCGACTACGCCATGGCGATCGAAGCGATCGGCCGGTCGGCCGGCTCCGAGGCGCTGCCGGCCCGGCCGGGCATTTCGGTCAAGCTGTCGGCGCTGCATCCGCGCTACGAGGCGCTGAACGGCGCGCGTGTTATGGCCGAGCTCGTGCCAAGGCTGCTCGAACTGTCGCGGGCGGCGAAGGCCTACGATCTCAACCTCACCGTCGACGCCGAAGAAGCCGATCGGTTGAAGCTGTCTCTCGAGGTGATCGCCACTGTCACCAGCGATCCGTCGCTTGCCGGGTGGGATGGGTTCGGCCTTGCCGTGCAGGCCTACCAGAAGCGGGCGCCGGCGGTGATCGACCATATGATCGATCTTGCCGAAAGCCTGAATCGTCGCTTCATGGTGCGTCTCGTCAAGGGTGCCTATTGGGACACCGAGATGAAGCGGGGACAGGAACGGGGTCTTGACGATTATCCCCTCTTCACCCGCAAAGCCTCCACCGACCTGTCCTATCTCGTCTGCGCCGAGAAGATGCTCAAAGCGCGGCCGCGCCTCTACCCGCAATTCGCGACGCACAATGCGCTGACGGTGGCCGAGGTTTCGGAGATTGCCGGTACCAACCGGCATTTCGAATTCCAGCGGCTGCACGGCATGGGCGATACGCTCTACCGTGAGGTCACCGAGAGGGATGGTCAGCCGTGCCGCATTTATGCGCCGGTCGGTGGCCACAAGGATCTTCTCGCCTATCTCGTTCGCCGCCTTCTGGAAAATGGCGCCAACTCATCCTTTGTCGCCGCTGTCGGCGACTCCAAAGTGGAGATATCGACCTTGCTGAAGCGTCCCGCCGACGTATTGGCTGGCGGCGACCGCGCCCGTCACGCCCGTATTCCGTTGCCTGCCGATCTGTTCGGCGATCGCCGCAATTCCCGCGGCGTGGAGCTTGCCGACGAACAGGCGCTGGAACCTCTGCTGACCGCCATCGCGGCTGCCGGCAGCGATTTCGGGACCGCCGCTTCGATCATCGACGGCATGGATGCGACTGGACCTCAGCGCGTTCTCCTGTCGCCGATCGATGGCAAGACGGAGATCGGTCGGGCCGTCGATGCAGATGCCGAAACGGCAAAGCAGGCGGTCGCCTCGACTGTCGCCGGCTTCCGTTCGTGGTCTGAAACGCCGGCCCAGACGCGCGCCGCCGCGCTGGAGCGGGCGGCCGACCTTCTTGAGGATCGGCTTCCGGCTTTTCTCGCCGTGCTGGCGCTCGAGGCGGGCAAGACGTTGGCCGATGGCGTCGCCGAGGTGCGCGAGGCGGTCGACTTCTGCCGCTACTACGCCAGCGAGGCGCGGCGCCTGTTCCAAGTGCCAGTCGCCATGCCCGGTCCGACCGGCGAGGAAAACAGGCTCAGCTATCGCGGTCGTGGCGTGTTCGCGGCCATTGCTCCCTGGAACTTCCCGCTGGCGATTTTCGTCGGCCAGACAGCAGCGGCGCTGGCCGCCGGCAATGTGGTGGTGGCAAAGCCCGCCGAGCAGACGCCGCTTGTCGGTGCCATGATGGTGCGTCTGCTGCATGAGGCTGGCGTACCAACCTCGGCACTGGCTCTGCTGGTCGGCGACGGCGCGGCCGGCGCGGCGCTGGTTGCCGATCCGCGCATCGCCGGCGTCGCCTTTACCGGCTCGACCGATACCGCTTTCGCCATCAACAGGGCGCTTGCCGCCAAGCGTGGGCCGATCGTGCCGCTGATCGCCGAAACCGGTGGCCTCAACGCCATGATCGTCGACGCCACGGCGCTCGGCGAGCAGGTGACCGACGACGTCGTCACCTCGGCCTTCCGCTCGGCTGGTCAGCGCTGTTCGGCGCTGCGCCTGCTGTTCGTGCAGGAGGATGTCGCCGATCACATGGTCGCCCTGATCAAAGGGGCGGCGGCTGAACTCAAGGTCGGCGATCCCAGGCGGCCGGACACCGACGTCGGCCCGATCATCGATCGTGAGCAAGCCGAAAAGCTCGCCGTTCACGTGGCGGCTTGGCAAGGCAAGGGTGGCGTGCTGTTTTCCGGCCAGATACCTGGGGGCTTGCTGGCCGGCGGCACCTATTTCGCGCCTGCGCTCATCGAGCTACCCGAGGCTGTGGCCCTCGATCGGGAAGTGTTCGGCCCGGTGCTGCACATCGTCCGCTACAAGGCAAAAGACCTCGACAGGGTGATCGAGGATATCGCGGCGAGCGGCTATGGCCTGACGCTCGGCATTCATTCGCGGATCGAGACGACGGTGAAGCGCATCGTCGATCGGTTGCCGATCGGCAATGTCTACGTCAATCGCAACATGATCGGAGCGGTGGTCGGCTCGCAGCCCTTCGGGGGCTCGGGGCTCTCTGGCACCGGCCCCAAGGCGGGCGGCCCCAACTATCTTACCCGCTTCGCGCTGGAGCAGGTGGTCTCCGTCAACACGGCGGCGGCCGGCGGCAATGCGACGCTGGTTGCCATGGGCGACGACTGACAAGAAAAACGAGAGCGGAGTTCGGAAAGGTCGGGGCGTGAGTCCCGGTCTTTCCGAACACTTTCGACCGGTCGTGACGCGCGCCGGGGCACAGCGCAAAAAAACAGGCCGGGGTTACCGGCCTGAGTTCTGGGAGGAAAGCTGGAGAGCCACGTGGATCAGGAGGAAGACCCAGACGGAAGACCGACGAAGCAGCGCTCACAAGTAAAAGGTCTCACGTTGCCTCAATTCGCGCCATGCTAAATTTGGGGCATCTCTGTATAATTTGTGAGCATTTGCCGCATTGGTCGGCTTTTTGAGGCTTTGTCGCTGGGAAAATGAGGCTCGGGTGGTTTTGCCGTCGCAGCGACGGACGCTTCCCGTTGGCTTTTCCCCTGTTTGCCCGGCCAGCCCCGTTGGTTTATGAGAAAACGGACAGGCGGGTGGGCATGAGCGATCTCAGCGAGGCGGTAGCCGACGGCGAGCCGGTGGCGGACGACGAGGAGGCGGCGGCTGTGAGGCGAGCTGGCTGGCGGATGTGGCTCAAGCGGCTTTCCGTCGCCGCCGCGGTGGTGGTCGTTCTGCCCTTCGTTCTGGTGCCGATTTATCTGTTCGCTCGGCCCGTTTCGACGCTGATGGTGTGGGACCTTCTGACCTTCCAGGGTTACAGCCGCGATTGGGTCGATCTCGACGATATCGCGCCCAGCATGAAGCAGGCTGTGGTTATGAGCGAGGATGGGCAATTCTGCTTCCACGACGGTGTCGACTGGACGCAGCTTCGCTCGGTCCTGAGCCGTAACGGCGGTCCCAATCGTGGCGCCAGCACCATCACCATGCAGACGGTGAAGAACGTCTTCCTGTGGCCGTCGCGCTCCTACCTCCGCAAGGGCCTCGAAATTCCGCTCGCTCTCTATGCCGATTTCGTCTGGTCAAAGCGGCGAACGCTGGAAATTTACCTCAACATCGCCGAGCTCGGTCCCAACGTTTACGGTGTCGAGGCGGCGGCCCATTATTACTTCAAGAAGTCGGCCTCGAAGCTGAGCCGGCGCGAGGCGGCGCTGATCGCTGCCGCCCTGCCCAATCCGGCCATCCGAAACCCCTTGAAGCCGAGTCGAGCGCAAAAGACGCTGTCGCGCATCATTGAGCTTCGCGTCAATCAGTCCGGCGCCTATGTCGAGTGTCTTGCTCCGTGATGAATGGTTGCCCCATCTGTCGTCTCTCCATCGGGATTGCGACGGAGAGGCCACTTTTTTCCCGGCAGGCACTGGCAAAGTGGCGCGCCAGTCTGTATAAGGCCGCATCTTTAGGAACGAGCGCCCGCGCGCCCGAACGGTGGGCCATTGCGGTTCCCCCTTTACGAGCGGGCGATGGAGTAGAAGACAATGGCAGTTCCCAAGCGAAAGACCTCGCCGTCCAAGCGGGGCATGCGTCGGTCTCACGATGCGCTGAAGCAGCCGACCTACGTCGAAGACAAGACCTCGGGCGAGCTGCGTCGTCCCCACCACGTCGATCTCAAGACCGGCATGTACCGCGGCCGCCAGATTCTGGCGCCCAAGGAAGCCTGATAAACAGATTTGCTCGGCCGTCCACGACGGCCGGGATATCGACCTGAAAAGAGCCGGTGCATCGCGCCGGCCTTTTTGTTTTTGTGTGATGGGTCGATGAAGGCCTGCGTTGTGGACGGCGCAACGCTCTCCCGCGGCTCCAGGCGAAATCGGCTCCTGCTTGCCGCTCAGTATTCGGCGGTGCCGAAGAATCCCGGCTCTAGCTCGGTGACGCGGCGATAGCCATCGCGATAGAGCGCATCGGCGCGGGCGACGATCAGCGCCGGATCGCGACGGACGCGGCGCTCGCCGGTGCCCGCGTCGCCGAGACCAAGGGCGGCGAGTTGAGCGACGAAGGGCGCCGAGGCGGGGTTGCCCGTGGCCGTCGTAGACGAACGGCGACGGAGTGTTTCGTCCCGCTGTTCGGCTTGGAGATCGAGAATGGCGAACTGTTGGCGCTCACCGCTGGCCGACGAGCCTTCGATTGCCTCAACATAACGACCGGAAGCGCGGTGCGCCGCCCTTTGGAGGCTCTGGCTGCCGACGCTTTCGCCGATAGAGCCGACCGATCCGATCATTATCGTAGGCCTTTCAAGGGGCTGTGCCGTTTCGGCACAGAGTGAACCGACGTCAGGAATACGGAGCAACCATCGCGCCACCTTCAAGAATGGTTAAGAAAAGGTTAATGCGCAAGACCACCAGCCGAAAATACGTCGGTGGGCCAGCCGTTTCAGAGATGCGTCGATGGCGAATGATAAAAATCGCGGGTTCACGTGAGAGGGGCGTTGCGGTAGGTGTTCCAAAACGACGAGGACGGCGGCAGATGGATGACGATCTCGTTTCTTCGGATGGGCACGGGCTGGACAGGGACACGGTCAGCGCGGCCATGGCCGCGGCGGGTGTCGCTGCCTATGAGCACGACTATGCCGAAGACCGCTTGCGCTGGTCGCCGAATGCCGGCGAGGTGTTCGATCTTCCGCCCTATGAGGTGCCGCTCTCCGGCCGGGCGCTCCATCGCTTGATCGGGCCGCAAGCGGCGACGCTACGGCTCGCCGCGACGCCACCGCCCGTGCTGTCCGCCGACCGGATCGGTCCCGACTACCGGCTCGTCTATGACTTGATGCCGCGTGGCGGCAAGCCGCAGAGCGTGCGCATCGAAGAAAGCGGCAGCTGGTTCGGTCCGGCTGATCAACCGGCGCTCGGCGCACGCGGCACGGTGCGTGTGCTGCCGCGTGGCGGCGAAACGGTGGCACCGGCTCGTCTTTACGGGCCGGATCGCCGGCTCGACCGTGACGAGCTACTCCAGAGCCTTGACGATCGGCTGAAATCGCTTGAGGCGGATGGGGGCTCGGCGGTGTTCTTGATCCTCGCCGTGCTCGACATCGGCCGGATTAACGCCAATTTCGGCTATGAGGCCGGGGACCGGGTGATCGACGTCGCCGGCGAGCGGATCCTGCGCCGGATGCGGCAAGGTGATATTTTCGGGTCGTTTTCCGGGCATAAATTCGGCGCCATCCTCAACGACTGCGACGAGCACGCGCTGATCATCGCCACCGAGCGCTTCCGCGACGCGGTGCGTGACGAGGCGATCGATTGCGATGGCGCCGCCGTGCGCGCCGATATCGCTATCGGCGCCGTCATGCTGCCGCAGCACGCGCTGTCCGGCGCCATGGCGGCCAATCGAGCCGAGGAGGCGCTCGGCGATGCCCGGCGCGACCTAGATCGCCATATCACTCTGTATGAACCTTCGGCTGCTCGCGATGCTCTCCGCCGCCGCAACGTCGAAGTCGCCGAGGCGATCCAGCGCGGCCTTGCCGAGGAACGCTTCGTCCTGGCCTATCAGCCGATCGCCCGCGCGGACGATCGGGCGGTGATTTACTACGAGGCGCTCAGCCGGCTGGCGCTGCCGTCGGGAGAGATCGTCTCCGGCGGCCCCTATGTGGAGGCGGCGGAAAAGCTCGGTCTCATCCGGCGGCTCGACATGCGGGCGCTGACGCTGGTGATGGCCGATCTCCAGGCGTCGCCGTTGCTTAAGCTCTCCGTCAACGTATCGCCGGAAACGCTGGCCGACCCGGCTTGGCTCAGCATGTTGCTGGCCGGTGCCCGCCGTGATGGCGATGCGCTGAAAAGGCTGACCATCGAAATCACCGAAACGGCGGCTCTGTCGCGTATCGACGATCTCAGGCACATGGTGGCGACGGTACGCGATATCGGCTGCCGCATCGCCATCGATGACTTCGGCTCCGGTCACACCTCGCTGAGGATGCTGCGCGACATCAAGCCGGACTGGCTGAAAATCGACGGCGCTTTCATCCGCGATATCGGTCGCGATGCCGACGCCGTCGTATTCGTCAGGGCGCTCACCACGCTCGCCAGTCATTTCGGCATCCGTACCGTTGCCGAATTCGTGCAGGACGAAGCGTCGGCGACCTTGCTTGCCGAACTCGGCATCTCCGCCTTCCAGGGGCGGCTTATCGGCGAGCCGCGTTTGCGGGCCGGACCCGGCGCGGCGCTGGTCGAAGGGCTTGATGACGACACCTGTCTGCGTGGACCGCTCGTCGTCGCTCCCGCCTGATCCGGCCTATTGGTGTTGAGTTATTCGGTTTCCGGTGCCAGCCGATCAAGCCGCCGCCGCATGGCCGTGAGCTCGTCGCGCAATGCGTCGATATCGGCGGTGCGGCTTTCGGCCGGGCTTGCCGGTGCGTCGGGCGTTTCGCCGGGCAGGACGGCGCGCACCGCCCGCTCGAA is part of the Pleomorphomonas sp. PLEO genome and encodes:
- a CDS encoding HNH endonuclease, whose translation is MTIAVSPDAHPALVLNADYRPLSYFPLSLWSWQDAIKAVFLDRVNIVSEYDVLVRSPSFEFHLPSVVSLKTFVKPTRQPAFTRFNVFLRDRFECQYCGGHEDLTFDHLIPRSKGGQTTWENVVAACSACNLKKADKTVSEVGMTLAGPPFAPTVHDLHNNGRLFPPNHLHKSWLDFLYWDVELDP
- a CDS encoding putative bifunctional diguanylate cyclase/phosphodiesterase; this encodes MFFTNRRWMEFVFGVVVPTALTALAAAAVVYLAMARMAAEVNDIDRHGIARVVDVLKDEALARMGLTASEFTIWNAAVLNKGDATFATGDPRLPTESGHSFDTLLIIDADGTPIQAFHEGKVAGPDNIGISRADVVALIAAERLRPHQAASGFVQSRLGPLVAGLHRIEAGDAAQSGLLRYVMVGRPMTETQFTAMAEALGVRHLTFGPVPVGTDAVSLISAAGNVVGSIGWESRVSGTEAMERARLPVLAVLGLLFLVMGVLVVTIWKMMSGLRHDETAARHAASHDPLSGLPNRASFHQRLAAAYAGPSHPIAVLFADLDGFKDVNDTYGHDVGDRLIRATAAGFRALVGSNGTLARLGGDEFAVVVEGSEAAERAGALGESFVDFLDEAFDFEGRTVKVGCSIGVAADAAGELTPGELVRRADVAMYVAKAGGKNRVDLYDASMDADRQAKATLAAELREAVVNDGLQVHYQPVISAKTGSISGVEALVRWIRPSGPVSPVVFLAIAEEAGMSDLIGTYVLRRVARDAKAFGGLKMVVNVFATQFRDPGFPDALGAILKAAGMPPDRLEIDITESFLASEPERARRSVEALHELGVSVALDDFGTGFSSVAYLRRFAFDKVKIDRSVVIDVIRDPASQSLVQAAVALAETLGAEVTAEGIEMAEEAEALKRAGCHELQGYYFGAPTVRSEILRRIDRERRAIGQLSA
- a CDS encoding SDR family NAD(P)-dependent oxidoreductase; the protein is MRFPAVDRSILITGASSGIGLTAATIMAGRGWRVFATVRREEDRERLSSIPGVTPLLMDYADPISIAATAEAVLEATGGRLGALYNNGAYGQPGALEDLSTEVLRHVFEVNVLGWHDLTRRLIPAMRGAGAGRIVMCSSILGFLSMPYRGAYNASKHAIEGLADSWRLELIDAGIHVATIQPGPIATNFSSTAMKRFHENIDVEGSANAAGYRQRLADMQRPPEASFFRKPPEAVVECLVHACESASPRPYYRVTWLTKGAAVVKHLLPASWFVSLLYRAAKSGN
- the ispG gene encoding flavodoxin-dependent (E)-4-hydroxy-3-methylbut-2-enyl-diphosphate synthase, whose product is MSTSFGPAPRRRSVPVVVGNVTIGGDAPVVVQSMTNTDTADVDATVAQVMALARAGSELVRITVDRDESAAAVPRIRERLDRVGVDVPLIGDFHFIGHRLLADFPDCAAALAKYRINPGNVGVRAKRDRHFTDIVEIAARHGKAVRIGVNWGSLDQELATRLMDENKAKGSPMTAQQVMREAMVQSALLSAARAEEIGLARDRIVLSAKVSQVQDLIAVYGELAARGDYALHLGLTEAGMGTKGVVASSASMGYLLQYGIGDTIRVSLTPEPGGDRTREVIVAQELLQVMGFRSFVPIVAACPGCGRTTSTVFQELAKTIQDQIRDAMPEWRQRYPGVEALQVAVMGCIVNGPGESKHANIGISLPGTGENPAAPVFIDGEKAATLRGPTIARDFQTLVLDYIEQRFGDAANRKPAAE
- a CDS encoding Fur family transcriptional regulator, with product MLNDSDHDHQACRSRAVARAEERCRDEGLRLTEQRRQVLEAMLESHAPVSAYEIMDRIGGKTRRPSPISVYRALDFLVAHRFAHRIESRNAFLACIDEHGHAASGPEAPLVFLLCEGCGSATEAEPTELGGLLAGIAAAEGFSPSASVLEVRGLCAACRTGAHHHDHSHSHS